The Panicum hallii strain FIL2 chromosome 9, PHallii_v3.1, whole genome shotgun sequence genome has a window encoding:
- the LOC112876033 gene encoding transcription factor NAI1-like isoform X2 yields MDLSCRYTAKLRTGIRMEEDSSLFMQWAMDTLRHERPVAGAISNDCSEATFPSLQALREASHAAEMVQELISAAPANSWSSGDDTTDGSSGGNNSAGAAMDHDAWPPTPNSARRAPSRSGSGTNLPVSWNFGAAASALPGSDGMLAAAEAAPTRRPPDIVCRSPPTRRAGAKGAGSMSTPYAQDHIIAERKRREKINQRFIELSTVIPSLKKMDKATILSDATKYVKELQEKLRGLEADGSSNGRSIVKTVVLVKRPCLHAAAKPDEDGSPLSASSAAPAVRKQLPEIEARFSDKSVMVRINCEDGKGVAVKLLTEVEELRLSITHANVMPFPAGTLIITITAKVEEGFTVTAEEIVGRLNSALLHQHNSSCNSTDDETGN; encoded by the exons ATGGATCTGAG CTGCAGATACACCGCCAAGCTAAGGACAGGCATCAGAATGGAGGAGGACTCGAGCCTGTTTATGCAGTGGGCGATGGACACGCTGCGGCACGAgcggccggtggccggcgccatCAGCAACGACTGCAGCGAGGCGACCTTCCCCTCGCTCCAAGCGCTCCGGGAGGCCTCGCACGCGGCCGAAATGGTCCAGGAGCTCATCTCGGCAGCGCCGGCGAACAGCTGGAGCTCCGGCGACGACACCACCGACGGCAGCAGCGGAGGCAACAACTCGGCCGGCGCGGCCATGGATCACGACGCCTGGCCGCCGACGCCCAACTCCGCCAGGCGCGCACCGAGCAGAAGCGGCAGCGGCACCAACCTTCCGGTGAGCTGGAActtcggcgccgccgcctcggcgctGCCAGGCAGCGACGGCatgctggcggcggcggaggccgcccccacgcgccgcccgccggacaTAGTGTGCCGGTCGCCACCGACGAGGAGAGCAGGTGCAAAGGGCGCGGGATCCATGTCGACGCCGTACGCTCAGGACCACATCATCGCGGAGCGGAAGCGGCGGGAGAAGATCAACCAACGCTTCATCGAGCTCTCCACCGTCATCCCCAGCCTCAAGAAG ATGGACAAGGCGACGATCCTTTCTGACGCGACCAAGTACGTCAAGGAGCTCCAAGAAAAGCTCAGAGGCCTGGAGGCTGACGGCAGCAGCAACGGCAGGAGCATCGTCAAGACCGTGGTGCTCGTCAAGAGGCCATGCCTCCATGCTGCGGCCAAGCCGGACGAAGATGGCTCCCCGTTGTCAGCGTCATCAGCCGCGCCTGCGGTGAGGAAACAGCTGCCGGAGATAGAGGCCCGGTTCTCGGATAAGAGCGTGATGGTGAGGATCAACTGCGAGGACGGCAAGGGGGTGGCCGTGAAGCTGCTCACCGAGGTCGAGGAGCTCCGCCTCAGTATCACCCACGCCAATGTCATGCCGTTCCCGGCGGGCACTCTGATCATAACCATCACAGCAAAG GTGGAGGAGGGGTTCACCGTAACTGCGGAGGAGATTGTTGGCAGACTCAACTCTGCATTACTGCACCAGCATAATAGCAGCTGCAACAGCACTGATGATGAAACAGGAAACTAG
- the LOC112876033 gene encoding transcription factor MYC2-like isoform X1, whose amino-acid sequence MIHLSVTVCKLSFSPELHIIYSNYGRERAPLMDLRYTAKLRTGIRMEEDSSLFMQWAMDTLRHERPVAGAISNDCSEATFPSLQALREASHAAEMVQELISAAPANSWSSGDDTTDGSSGGNNSAGAAMDHDAWPPTPNSARRAPSRSGSGTNLPVSWNFGAAASALPGSDGMLAAAEAAPTRRPPDIVCRSPPTRRAGAKGAGSMSTPYAQDHIIAERKRREKINQRFIELSTVIPSLKKMDKATILSDATKYVKELQEKLRGLEADGSSNGRSIVKTVVLVKRPCLHAAAKPDEDGSPLSASSAAPAVRKQLPEIEARFSDKSVMVRINCEDGKGVAVKLLTEVEELRLSITHANVMPFPAGTLIITITAKVEEGFTVTAEEIVGRLNSALLHQHNSSCNSTDDETGN is encoded by the exons ATGATTCACCTTTCAGTGACGGTGTGCAAGCTATCATTTTCACCCGAGcttcatataatttactccaatTATGGTCGAGAGAGGGCGCCACTGATGGATCTGAG ATACACCGCCAAGCTAAGGACAGGCATCAGAATGGAGGAGGACTCGAGCCTGTTTATGCAGTGGGCGATGGACACGCTGCGGCACGAgcggccggtggccggcgccatCAGCAACGACTGCAGCGAGGCGACCTTCCCCTCGCTCCAAGCGCTCCGGGAGGCCTCGCACGCGGCCGAAATGGTCCAGGAGCTCATCTCGGCAGCGCCGGCGAACAGCTGGAGCTCCGGCGACGACACCACCGACGGCAGCAGCGGAGGCAACAACTCGGCCGGCGCGGCCATGGATCACGACGCCTGGCCGCCGACGCCCAACTCCGCCAGGCGCGCACCGAGCAGAAGCGGCAGCGGCACCAACCTTCCGGTGAGCTGGAActtcggcgccgccgcctcggcgctGCCAGGCAGCGACGGCatgctggcggcggcggaggccgcccccacgcgccgcccgccggacaTAGTGTGCCGGTCGCCACCGACGAGGAGAGCAGGTGCAAAGGGCGCGGGATCCATGTCGACGCCGTACGCTCAGGACCACATCATCGCGGAGCGGAAGCGGCGGGAGAAGATCAACCAACGCTTCATCGAGCTCTCCACCGTCATCCCCAGCCTCAAGAAG ATGGACAAGGCGACGATCCTTTCTGACGCGACCAAGTACGTCAAGGAGCTCCAAGAAAAGCTCAGAGGCCTGGAGGCTGACGGCAGCAGCAACGGCAGGAGCATCGTCAAGACCGTGGTGCTCGTCAAGAGGCCATGCCTCCATGCTGCGGCCAAGCCGGACGAAGATGGCTCCCCGTTGTCAGCGTCATCAGCCGCGCCTGCGGTGAGGAAACAGCTGCCGGAGATAGAGGCCCGGTTCTCGGATAAGAGCGTGATGGTGAGGATCAACTGCGAGGACGGCAAGGGGGTGGCCGTGAAGCTGCTCACCGAGGTCGAGGAGCTCCGCCTCAGTATCACCCACGCCAATGTCATGCCGTTCCCGGCGGGCACTCTGATCATAACCATCACAGCAAAG GTGGAGGAGGGGTTCACCGTAACTGCGGAGGAGATTGTTGGCAGACTCAACTCTGCATTACTGCACCAGCATAATAGCAGCTGCAACAGCACTGATGATGAAACAGGAAACTAG
- the LOC112876579 gene encoding transcription factor bHLH25-like, translating into MEDMSLFIKCATNTLQHEQPGLAAAGLDFSEATFPSLQALREASHAAEMVQELINGVHAPNSWSSAGGDGAASLNFAQPGSNPLRGLPDLGHGPPPTRRTGVGSMSASYAQDHIIAERKRREKINQRFIELSTVIPGLKKMDKATILSDATRYVKELQEKLKDVEAGGSSGRSIETRLVRAKRPCLHAAAATEDDGSQRSASPGTPTARKELPEIEVRFSEKNVMVRVHCEKSKGVVVKVLTEIEELQLTVIHANVMLFSACTLIIAITAKVEEGFSATKEEIADRLDSALLNQHSSCNSTEETGTY; encoded by the exons ATGGAGGACATGAGCCTGTTCATCAAGTGTGCGACGAACACGCTGCAGCACGAGCAGCCTGGACTAGCCGCCGCCGGTCTTGACTTCAGCGAGGCTACCTTCCCCTCGCTCCAAGCGCTCCGCGAGGCGTCGCACGCAGCCGAGATGGTCCAGGAGCTGATCAACGGCGTCCATGCACCAAACAGCTGGAGctccgccggcggcgacggcgcggcgagcTTGAACTTTGCGCAGCCTGGCAGCAACCCCCTTCGCGGTCTGCCGGATCTGGGGCACGGGCCGCCGCCAACGAGGAGAACCGGCGTGGGATCCATGTCGGCGTCGTACGCGCAGGACCACATCATCGCAGAACGGAAGCGGCGAGAGAAGATCAACCAGCGGTTCATCGAGCTCTCCACTGTTATCCCCGGCCTCAAGAAG ATGGACAAGGCGACGATCCTTTCGGACGCGACAAGGTACGTGAAGGAGCTCCAAGAGAAGCTCAAAGACGTGGaggccggcggcagcagcggcaggAGCATCGAGACCCGCCTGGTGCGCGCCAAGAGGCCATGCCTCCATGCCGCGGCCGCGACGGAGGATGATGGCTCCCAGCGGTCGGCGTCGCCTGGCACACCGACAGCGAGGAAAGAGCTACCGGAGATTGAGGTCCGGTTCTCAGAGAAGAACGTGATGGTGAGGGTTCACTGTGAGAAGAGCAAGGGGGTGGTCGTGAAGGTGCTCACCGAGATCGAGGAGCTCCAACTCACCGTCATCCACGCCAATGTTATGCTGTTCTCCGCTTGTACTCTGATCATAGCCATCACGGCCAAG GTTGAGGAGGGTTTCTCCGCAACAAAAGAGGAGATTGCCGACAGACTCGACTCTGCATTACTGAACCAGCATAGCAGCTGCAACAGCACTGAAGAAACAGGAACATATTGA